One Chloroflexota bacterium DNA segment encodes these proteins:
- a CDS encoding PIN domain-containing protein, whose amino-acid sequence MILLDTDVLIDVALDRRPHADPAAELLDRIEHGAEAAYVAWHSLSNLYYLVAPTLGDVSTRDFIVELTRFVAVAATDTASIRYAAALPMTDFEDAMQVAAARACGARHIVTRNVKDYARSPIRAVAPHDALGELF is encoded by the coding sequence GTGATACTTCTCGACACAGACGTGCTCATAGACGTCGCCCTGGACAGGCGCCCTCACGCCGACCCGGCAGCAGAACTTCTCGACCGGATCGAGCATGGCGCTGAGGCGGCCTATGTCGCATGGCACTCTCTCTCGAACCTCTATTACCTGGTGGCTCCAACGCTGGGAGACGTGAGCACGCGCGACTTCATCGTCGAGCTTACGCGCTTCGTGGCGGTGGCCGCGACCGACACGGCAAGCATCCGCTACGCCGCCGCGCTCCCCATGACCGATTTCGAGGATGCCATGCAGGTGGCTGCCGCCCGCGCCTGCGGGGCCAGACACATTGTCACGCGGAACGTGAAAGACTACGCACGCTCTCCCATTCGTGCGGTCGCTCCCCATGATGCGCTCGGAGAGTTGTTCTGA
- a CDS encoding DUF6364 family protein, protein MKRKLTITVDADLLPAAKRYARSRGVSLSSLVEQSLRAMAGEESPSFSERWRGKFQAAERDDDPRYTALAEKYLR, encoded by the coding sequence ATGAAACGGAAACTTACCATTACAGTGGACGCCGACCTCTTGCCGGCGGCCAAGCGCTATGCCCGTTCGCGCGGTGTGTCCCTTTCGTCGCTGGTCGAGCAGTCTCTCAGGGCAATGGCAGGTGAGGAATCGCCGTCATTCTCCGAGCGATGGCGCGGCAAGTTTCAGGCGGCGGAGCGTGATGACGACCCGCGCTACACTGCGCTGGCCGAAAAATACCTCCGGTGA